In Panicum virgatum strain AP13 chromosome 4N, P.virgatum_v5, whole genome shotgun sequence, a single window of DNA contains:
- the LOC120671165 gene encoding annexin D2-like isoform X2: MSLEEDNATHVKGDFCKLLLPLVTAHRYDGPTRLAHSEPKILHEKIHYKSYSDDEITRILTTRSKAQLLATFNYNNDAFGHPISKVALTSFVLQNC, from the exons ATGTCGCTTGAGGAGGACAACGCTACGCACGTCAAAGGAGACTTCTGCAAG CTGTTGTTGCCACTTGTAACTGCACACCGCTATGATGGACCAACAAGGTTGGCACACTCAGAACCCAAAATActtcatgagaagatccatTACAAGTCTTACAGTGATGATGAGATCACCAGAATCCTCACCACTAGGAGCAAAGCTCAGCTGCTTGCTACATTCAATTATAACAATGATGCATTTGGCCACCCAATCAGCAAG GTTGCACTCACTTCATTTGTTCTACAAAACT GCTAG
- the LOC120671165 gene encoding annexin D2-like isoform X1, translating into MSLEEDNATHVKGDFCKLLLPLVTAHRYDGPTRLAHSEPKILHEKIHYKSYSDDEITRILTTRSKAQLLATFNYNNDAFGHPISKVALTSFVLQNCKY; encoded by the exons ATGTCGCTTGAGGAGGACAACGCTACGCACGTCAAAGGAGACTTCTGCAAG CTGTTGTTGCCACTTGTAACTGCACACCGCTATGATGGACCAACAAGGTTGGCACACTCAGAACCCAAAATActtcatgagaagatccatTACAAGTCTTACAGTGATGATGAGATCACCAGAATCCTCACCACTAGGAGCAAAGCTCAGCTGCTTGCTACATTCAATTATAACAATGATGCATTTGGCCACCCAATCAGCAAG GTTGCACTCACTTCATTTGTTCTACAAAACTGTAAGTATTGA